Proteins found in one Hemibagrus wyckioides isolate EC202008001 linkage group LG23, SWU_Hwy_1.0, whole genome shotgun sequence genomic segment:
- the si:ch73-173p19.2 gene encoding V-type proton ATPase 116 kDa subunit a 1 isoform X1 has translation MSLLLRSEEMCLLQLFFQTESALSCVNELGLLGLVEFRDLNPGMSSSQRRFVNEVRKCEEIERIVKYLEGEILRCNIPITSGSRSEETPCSRDTLELESEVKALEQELKEINCNHATLKRNLMELLEISALLGVIREVFQECEMQPSCTDLQSDRPHVTQRLNSISAITAPKLWFIAGVIKHDRFPAFEKVLWRLLHENFLLRRAEIQQHPEDSMVQKDAFIICVQGEQVQGKIRKICEGFSVSLYPCPSTLHAQEEMKRNLRTRIKELQMILRQCEEFCVAVLNKAANRVTDWSKQVHKMKSIYHTLNLCNIDLTHRLTIAEIWCPVLDLGHVQHALNKAAEHAGSSVRPVLNRIPSPETPPTFNRTNRFTAGFQLIVDTYGVNSYQEINPAPYTIVTFPFLFAVMFGDCGHGLVMTLISAWIIRNEQALNLQKNEIMSTLVGGRYIILLMGLFSIYTGLIYNDCFSKSFNILGSSWSVRAMFWPRGPWRNETLHNSDQFHLDPSAPGVYSGTPYLLGIDPVWNIASNKLSFLNSYKMKMAVIIGVCHMTFGLTLSIFNYIHFRNLQNVLLRFVPELIFLLSLFGYLVFLILFKWCMGTQCDSSILLIFINMMFFNYKAEEKFIYNGQKAVQIFLVVQALLMVPIMLLIKPLLTYRRHEKNTDQVSLSDVFVCEAIHTIEHCLGCVSNTASYLRLWALSLAHSELSEVLWRMLMRGALRSGSSLTLTLIFCCFVLLSASVLIIMEGLSAFLHALRLHWVEFQNKFYKGAGFKFTPLSFKTKETQQW, from the exons ATGAGTTTGCTTTTACGCAGCGAGGAGATGTGTTTACTGCAGCTCTTCTTTCAGACTGAATCGGCACTCAGCTGCGTTAATGAGCTTGGCCTTCTGGGACTTGTGGAATTCAGAGAT ctAAACCCAGGGATGAGTTCATCTCAGAGGAGATTTGTAAATGAGGTGAGGAAGTGCGAGGAAATTGAGAGAATCGTCA AGTATTTGGAAGGTGAAATATTGCGATGTAATATTCCTATCACTTCCGGATCACGCAGTGAGGAAACCCCGTGTAGCAGAGACACATTGGAGCTCGAG TCTGAGGTAAAAGCGCTGGAACAGGAGCTGAAGGAGATCAACTGCAATCATGCGACACTGAAGAGGAACCTGATGGAGCTGCTAGAGATCAGCGCACTGCTCGGCGTCATCCGTGAAGTCTTCCAGGAG TGTGAGATGCAGCCGTCCTGTACCGATCTTCAGTCCGACAGGCCACACGTCACTCAGCGCCTAAACAGCATCAGCGCCATCACAGCTCCCAAACtgtg GTTTATTGCCGGTGTGATTAAACACGATCGCTTTCCTGCGTTTGAGAAAGTCCTGTGGCGTCTTTTGCACGAGAATTTCCTCCTGCGCCGTGCAGAGATTCAACAGCACCCAGAG GACAGCATGGTGCAGAAAGACGCCTTCATCATCTGCGTGCAAGGCGAGCAGGTGCAGGGCAAAATCAGAAAAATATGCGAAGG GTTTAGTGTCAGTTTGTACCCGTGCCCGAGCACTTTACATGCCCAAGAGGAGATGAAGCGTAACTTACGGACTCGCATCAAGGAACTGCAAATG ATTTTGCGTCAGTGTGAAGAATTCTGTGTTGCAGTTTTGAATAAAGCAGCAAACAGAGTTACAGACTGGTCCAAGCAGGTGCACAAGATGAAATCCATctaccacacactcaacctgTGCAACATcgatctcacacacagactgaccaTCGCAGAGATCTGGTGTCCGGTGTTAGATCTCGGCCACGTACAACATGCGCTGAATAAAGCCGCT GAGCATGCTGGTTCCAGCGTCAGACCCGTGCTGAATCGCATCCCGAGCCCTGAAACTCCGCCCACATTTAACAGGACAAACCGTTTCACTGCTGGCTTTCAGCTGATCGTCGATACGTACGGTGTGAACAGCTATCAAGAGATTAATCCAG CTCCGTATACCATAGTGACGTTCCCGTTTTTGTTTGCTGTGATGTTTGGTGACTGTGGTCATGGGCTTGTCATGACGTTGATCTCTGCCTGGATCATCAGAAATGAGCAGGCATTGAACCTACAAAAGAATGAG ATCATGTCCACGCTGGTGGGCGGGCGCTACATCATCCTGCTGATGGGCCTTTTCTCCATCTACACCGGTCTCATTTATAACGACTGCTTCTCCAAATCTTTCAACATACTTGGCTCGTCATGGAGTGTCAGAGCCATGTTCTGGCCCAGGGGACCTTGGAG AAATGAAACCCTGCACAATTCGGATCAATTCCATTTGGACCCTTCAGCGCCAGGAGTTTACTCTGGAACTCCGTACTTGCTTGGGATCGACCCA GTGTGGAATATTGCGTCAAATAAACTTTCCTTTCTAAACTCCTATAAAATGAAGATGGCAGTTATAATCGGAGTTTGCCACATGACCTTCGGCTTGACCCTGAGTATATTCAACTACAT ACATTTCAGAAATCTCCAAAACGTGTTGCTGCGCTTTGTGCCCGAGCTCATCTTCTTGCTGTCTCTGTTCGGTTACCTCgtcttcctcatcctcttcaaGTGGTGCATGGGCACGCAGTGTGACAGTAGCAttctcctcatcttcatcaacaTGATGTTTTTCAACTATAAGGCTGAGGAGAAATTCATCTACAATGGGCAG aaagcTGTCCAGATATTCCTGGTGGTCCAGGCTTTGCTCATGGTTCCTATAATGCTGCTAATAAAACCACTACTGACTTACAGAAGGCATGAGAAGAATACCGACCAG GTCAGTCTGAGTGATGTGTTCGTGTGCGAAGCGATCCACACCATAGAACACTGCCTCGGCTGCGTCTCCAATACGGCGTCTTATCTGCGGCTGTGGGCTCTCAGCCTTGCTCACTCag agttatCTGAGGTGTTATGGCGGATGCTGATGCGCGGCGCTCTGCGCTCGGGTTCGTCGCTGACGCTCACGCTGATCTTCTGCTGCTTTGTGTTGTTAAGTGCATCAGTCCTGATAATCATGGAGGGACTGTCGGCATTTCTGCATGCTTTGCGCCTTCACTG GGTAGAATTTCAGAACAAGTTTTATAAAGGAGCCGGATTTAAATTCACACCTTTGTCCTTCAAGACTAAAGAAACACAGCAGTGGTGA
- the si:ch73-173p19.2 gene encoding V-type proton ATPase 116 kDa subunit a 1 isoform X2 translates to MSSSQRRFVNEVRKCEEIERIVKYLEGEILRCNIPITSGSRSEETPCSRDTLELESEVKALEQELKEINCNHATLKRNLMELLEISALLGVIREVFQECEMQPSCTDLQSDRPHVTQRLNSISAITAPKLWFIAGVIKHDRFPAFEKVLWRLLHENFLLRRAEIQQHPEDSMVQKDAFIICVQGEQVQGKIRKICEGFSVSLYPCPSTLHAQEEMKRNLRTRIKELQMILRQCEEFCVAVLNKAANRVTDWSKQVHKMKSIYHTLNLCNIDLTHRLTIAEIWCPVLDLGHVQHALNKAAEHAGSSVRPVLNRIPSPETPPTFNRTNRFTAGFQLIVDTYGVNSYQEINPAPYTIVTFPFLFAVMFGDCGHGLVMTLISAWIIRNEQALNLQKNEIMSTLVGGRYIILLMGLFSIYTGLIYNDCFSKSFNILGSSWSVRAMFWPRGPWRNETLHNSDQFHLDPSAPGVYSGTPYLLGIDPVWNIASNKLSFLNSYKMKMAVIIGVCHMTFGLTLSIFNYIHFRNLQNVLLRFVPELIFLLSLFGYLVFLILFKWCMGTQCDSSILLIFINMMFFNYKAEEKFIYNGQKAVQIFLVVQALLMVPIMLLIKPLLTYRRHEKNTDQVSLSDVFVCEAIHTIEHCLGCVSNTASYLRLWALSLAHSELSEVLWRMLMRGALRSGSSLTLTLIFCCFVLLSASVLIIMEGLSAFLHALRLHWVEFQNKFYKGAGFKFTPLSFKTKETQQW, encoded by the exons ATGAGTTCATCTCAGAGGAGATTTGTAAATGAGGTGAGGAAGTGCGAGGAAATTGAGAGAATCGTCA AGTATTTGGAAGGTGAAATATTGCGATGTAATATTCCTATCACTTCCGGATCACGCAGTGAGGAAACCCCGTGTAGCAGAGACACATTGGAGCTCGAG TCTGAGGTAAAAGCGCTGGAACAGGAGCTGAAGGAGATCAACTGCAATCATGCGACACTGAAGAGGAACCTGATGGAGCTGCTAGAGATCAGCGCACTGCTCGGCGTCATCCGTGAAGTCTTCCAGGAG TGTGAGATGCAGCCGTCCTGTACCGATCTTCAGTCCGACAGGCCACACGTCACTCAGCGCCTAAACAGCATCAGCGCCATCACAGCTCCCAAACtgtg GTTTATTGCCGGTGTGATTAAACACGATCGCTTTCCTGCGTTTGAGAAAGTCCTGTGGCGTCTTTTGCACGAGAATTTCCTCCTGCGCCGTGCAGAGATTCAACAGCACCCAGAG GACAGCATGGTGCAGAAAGACGCCTTCATCATCTGCGTGCAAGGCGAGCAGGTGCAGGGCAAAATCAGAAAAATATGCGAAGG GTTTAGTGTCAGTTTGTACCCGTGCCCGAGCACTTTACATGCCCAAGAGGAGATGAAGCGTAACTTACGGACTCGCATCAAGGAACTGCAAATG ATTTTGCGTCAGTGTGAAGAATTCTGTGTTGCAGTTTTGAATAAAGCAGCAAACAGAGTTACAGACTGGTCCAAGCAGGTGCACAAGATGAAATCCATctaccacacactcaacctgTGCAACATcgatctcacacacagactgaccaTCGCAGAGATCTGGTGTCCGGTGTTAGATCTCGGCCACGTACAACATGCGCTGAATAAAGCCGCT GAGCATGCTGGTTCCAGCGTCAGACCCGTGCTGAATCGCATCCCGAGCCCTGAAACTCCGCCCACATTTAACAGGACAAACCGTTTCACTGCTGGCTTTCAGCTGATCGTCGATACGTACGGTGTGAACAGCTATCAAGAGATTAATCCAG CTCCGTATACCATAGTGACGTTCCCGTTTTTGTTTGCTGTGATGTTTGGTGACTGTGGTCATGGGCTTGTCATGACGTTGATCTCTGCCTGGATCATCAGAAATGAGCAGGCATTGAACCTACAAAAGAATGAG ATCATGTCCACGCTGGTGGGCGGGCGCTACATCATCCTGCTGATGGGCCTTTTCTCCATCTACACCGGTCTCATTTATAACGACTGCTTCTCCAAATCTTTCAACATACTTGGCTCGTCATGGAGTGTCAGAGCCATGTTCTGGCCCAGGGGACCTTGGAG AAATGAAACCCTGCACAATTCGGATCAATTCCATTTGGACCCTTCAGCGCCAGGAGTTTACTCTGGAACTCCGTACTTGCTTGGGATCGACCCA GTGTGGAATATTGCGTCAAATAAACTTTCCTTTCTAAACTCCTATAAAATGAAGATGGCAGTTATAATCGGAGTTTGCCACATGACCTTCGGCTTGACCCTGAGTATATTCAACTACAT ACATTTCAGAAATCTCCAAAACGTGTTGCTGCGCTTTGTGCCCGAGCTCATCTTCTTGCTGTCTCTGTTCGGTTACCTCgtcttcctcatcctcttcaaGTGGTGCATGGGCACGCAGTGTGACAGTAGCAttctcctcatcttcatcaacaTGATGTTTTTCAACTATAAGGCTGAGGAGAAATTCATCTACAATGGGCAG aaagcTGTCCAGATATTCCTGGTGGTCCAGGCTTTGCTCATGGTTCCTATAATGCTGCTAATAAAACCACTACTGACTTACAGAAGGCATGAGAAGAATACCGACCAG GTCAGTCTGAGTGATGTGTTCGTGTGCGAAGCGATCCACACCATAGAACACTGCCTCGGCTGCGTCTCCAATACGGCGTCTTATCTGCGGCTGTGGGCTCTCAGCCTTGCTCACTCag agttatCTGAGGTGTTATGGCGGATGCTGATGCGCGGCGCTCTGCGCTCGGGTTCGTCGCTGACGCTCACGCTGATCTTCTGCTGCTTTGTGTTGTTAAGTGCATCAGTCCTGATAATCATGGAGGGACTGTCGGCATTTCTGCATGCTTTGCGCCTTCACTG GGTAGAATTTCAGAACAAGTTTTATAAAGGAGCCGGATTTAAATTCACACCTTTGTCCTTCAAGACTAAAGAAACACAGCAGTGGTGA
- the si:ch73-173p19.2 gene encoding V-type proton ATPase 116 kDa subunit a 1 isoform X5, with amino-acid sequence MELLEISALLGVIREVFQECEMQPSCTDLQSDRPHVTQRLNSISAITAPKLWFIAGVIKHDRFPAFEKVLWRLLHENFLLRRAEIQQHPEDSMVQKDAFIICVQGEQVQGKIRKICEGFSVSLYPCPSTLHAQEEMKRNLRTRIKELQMILRQCEEFCVAVLNKAANRVTDWSKQVHKMKSIYHTLNLCNIDLTHRLTIAEIWCPVLDLGHVQHALNKAAEHAGSSVRPVLNRIPSPETPPTFNRTNRFTAGFQLIVDTYGVNSYQEINPAPYTIVTFPFLFAVMFGDCGHGLVMTLISAWIIRNEQALNLQKNEIMSTLVGGRYIILLMGLFSIYTGLIYNDCFSKSFNILGSSWSVRAMFWPRGPWRNETLHNSDQFHLDPSAPGVYSGTPYLLGIDPVWNIASNKLSFLNSYKMKMAVIIGVCHMTFGLTLSIFNYIHFRNLQNVLLRFVPELIFLLSLFGYLVFLILFKWCMGTQCDSSILLIFINMMFFNYKAEEKFIYNGQKAVQIFLVVQALLMVPIMLLIKPLLTYRRHEKNTDQVSLSDVFVCEAIHTIEHCLGCVSNTASYLRLWALSLAHSELSEVLWRMLMRGALRSGSSLTLTLIFCCFVLLSASVLIIMEGLSAFLHALRLHWVEFQNKFYKGAGFKFTPLSFKTKETQQW; translated from the exons ATGGAGCTGCTAGAGATCAGCGCACTGCTCGGCGTCATCCGTGAAGTCTTCCAGGAG TGTGAGATGCAGCCGTCCTGTACCGATCTTCAGTCCGACAGGCCACACGTCACTCAGCGCCTAAACAGCATCAGCGCCATCACAGCTCCCAAACtgtg GTTTATTGCCGGTGTGATTAAACACGATCGCTTTCCTGCGTTTGAGAAAGTCCTGTGGCGTCTTTTGCACGAGAATTTCCTCCTGCGCCGTGCAGAGATTCAACAGCACCCAGAG GACAGCATGGTGCAGAAAGACGCCTTCATCATCTGCGTGCAAGGCGAGCAGGTGCAGGGCAAAATCAGAAAAATATGCGAAGG GTTTAGTGTCAGTTTGTACCCGTGCCCGAGCACTTTACATGCCCAAGAGGAGATGAAGCGTAACTTACGGACTCGCATCAAGGAACTGCAAATG ATTTTGCGTCAGTGTGAAGAATTCTGTGTTGCAGTTTTGAATAAAGCAGCAAACAGAGTTACAGACTGGTCCAAGCAGGTGCACAAGATGAAATCCATctaccacacactcaacctgTGCAACATcgatctcacacacagactgaccaTCGCAGAGATCTGGTGTCCGGTGTTAGATCTCGGCCACGTACAACATGCGCTGAATAAAGCCGCT GAGCATGCTGGTTCCAGCGTCAGACCCGTGCTGAATCGCATCCCGAGCCCTGAAACTCCGCCCACATTTAACAGGACAAACCGTTTCACTGCTGGCTTTCAGCTGATCGTCGATACGTACGGTGTGAACAGCTATCAAGAGATTAATCCAG CTCCGTATACCATAGTGACGTTCCCGTTTTTGTTTGCTGTGATGTTTGGTGACTGTGGTCATGGGCTTGTCATGACGTTGATCTCTGCCTGGATCATCAGAAATGAGCAGGCATTGAACCTACAAAAGAATGAG ATCATGTCCACGCTGGTGGGCGGGCGCTACATCATCCTGCTGATGGGCCTTTTCTCCATCTACACCGGTCTCATTTATAACGACTGCTTCTCCAAATCTTTCAACATACTTGGCTCGTCATGGAGTGTCAGAGCCATGTTCTGGCCCAGGGGACCTTGGAG AAATGAAACCCTGCACAATTCGGATCAATTCCATTTGGACCCTTCAGCGCCAGGAGTTTACTCTGGAACTCCGTACTTGCTTGGGATCGACCCA GTGTGGAATATTGCGTCAAATAAACTTTCCTTTCTAAACTCCTATAAAATGAAGATGGCAGTTATAATCGGAGTTTGCCACATGACCTTCGGCTTGACCCTGAGTATATTCAACTACAT ACATTTCAGAAATCTCCAAAACGTGTTGCTGCGCTTTGTGCCCGAGCTCATCTTCTTGCTGTCTCTGTTCGGTTACCTCgtcttcctcatcctcttcaaGTGGTGCATGGGCACGCAGTGTGACAGTAGCAttctcctcatcttcatcaacaTGATGTTTTTCAACTATAAGGCTGAGGAGAAATTCATCTACAATGGGCAG aaagcTGTCCAGATATTCCTGGTGGTCCAGGCTTTGCTCATGGTTCCTATAATGCTGCTAATAAAACCACTACTGACTTACAGAAGGCATGAGAAGAATACCGACCAG GTCAGTCTGAGTGATGTGTTCGTGTGCGAAGCGATCCACACCATAGAACACTGCCTCGGCTGCGTCTCCAATACGGCGTCTTATCTGCGGCTGTGGGCTCTCAGCCTTGCTCACTCag agttatCTGAGGTGTTATGGCGGATGCTGATGCGCGGCGCTCTGCGCTCGGGTTCGTCGCTGACGCTCACGCTGATCTTCTGCTGCTTTGTGTTGTTAAGTGCATCAGTCCTGATAATCATGGAGGGACTGTCGGCATTTCTGCATGCTTTGCGCCTTCACTG GGTAGAATTTCAGAACAAGTTTTATAAAGGAGCCGGATTTAAATTCACACCTTTGTCCTTCAAGACTAAAGAAACACAGCAGTGGTGA
- the si:ch73-173p19.2 gene encoding V-type proton ATPase 116 kDa subunit a 1 isoform X4, giving the protein MSLLLRSEEMCLLQLFFQTESALSCVNELGLLGLVEFRDLNPGMSSSQRRFVNEVRKCEEIERIVKYLEGEILRCNIPITSGSRSEETPCSRDTLELESEVKALEQELKEINCNHATLKRNLMELLEISALLGVIREVFQECEMQPSCTDLQSDRPHVTQRLNSISAITAPKLWFIAGVIKHDRFPAFEKVLWRLLHENFLLRRAEIQQHPEDSMVQKDAFIICVQGEQVQGKIRKICEGFSVSLYPCPSTLHAQEEMKRNLRTRIKELQMILRQCEEFCVAVLNKAANRVTDWSKQVHKMKSIYHTLNLCNIDLTHRLTIAEIWCPVLDLGHVQHALNKAAEHAGSSVRPVLNRIPSPETPPTFNRTNRFTAGFQLIVDTYGVNSYQEINPAPYTIVTFPFLFAVMFGDCGHGLVMTLISAWIIRNEQALNLQKNEIMSTLVGGRYIILLMGLFSIYTGLIYNDCFSKSFNILGSSWSVRAMFWPRGPWRNETLHNSDQFHLDPSAPGVYSGTPYLLGIDPVWNIASNKLSFLNSYKMKMAVIIGVCHMTFGLTLSIFNYIHFRNLQNVLLRFVPELIFLLSLFGYLVFLILFKWCMGTQCDSSILLIFINMMFFNYKAEEKFIYNGQKAVQIFLVVQALLMVPIMLLIKPLLTYRRHEKNTDQFGHTELQAIMDLS; this is encoded by the exons ATGAGTTTGCTTTTACGCAGCGAGGAGATGTGTTTACTGCAGCTCTTCTTTCAGACTGAATCGGCACTCAGCTGCGTTAATGAGCTTGGCCTTCTGGGACTTGTGGAATTCAGAGAT ctAAACCCAGGGATGAGTTCATCTCAGAGGAGATTTGTAAATGAGGTGAGGAAGTGCGAGGAAATTGAGAGAATCGTCA AGTATTTGGAAGGTGAAATATTGCGATGTAATATTCCTATCACTTCCGGATCACGCAGTGAGGAAACCCCGTGTAGCAGAGACACATTGGAGCTCGAG TCTGAGGTAAAAGCGCTGGAACAGGAGCTGAAGGAGATCAACTGCAATCATGCGACACTGAAGAGGAACCTGATGGAGCTGCTAGAGATCAGCGCACTGCTCGGCGTCATCCGTGAAGTCTTCCAGGAG TGTGAGATGCAGCCGTCCTGTACCGATCTTCAGTCCGACAGGCCACACGTCACTCAGCGCCTAAACAGCATCAGCGCCATCACAGCTCCCAAACtgtg GTTTATTGCCGGTGTGATTAAACACGATCGCTTTCCTGCGTTTGAGAAAGTCCTGTGGCGTCTTTTGCACGAGAATTTCCTCCTGCGCCGTGCAGAGATTCAACAGCACCCAGAG GACAGCATGGTGCAGAAAGACGCCTTCATCATCTGCGTGCAAGGCGAGCAGGTGCAGGGCAAAATCAGAAAAATATGCGAAGG GTTTAGTGTCAGTTTGTACCCGTGCCCGAGCACTTTACATGCCCAAGAGGAGATGAAGCGTAACTTACGGACTCGCATCAAGGAACTGCAAATG ATTTTGCGTCAGTGTGAAGAATTCTGTGTTGCAGTTTTGAATAAAGCAGCAAACAGAGTTACAGACTGGTCCAAGCAGGTGCACAAGATGAAATCCATctaccacacactcaacctgTGCAACATcgatctcacacacagactgaccaTCGCAGAGATCTGGTGTCCGGTGTTAGATCTCGGCCACGTACAACATGCGCTGAATAAAGCCGCT GAGCATGCTGGTTCCAGCGTCAGACCCGTGCTGAATCGCATCCCGAGCCCTGAAACTCCGCCCACATTTAACAGGACAAACCGTTTCACTGCTGGCTTTCAGCTGATCGTCGATACGTACGGTGTGAACAGCTATCAAGAGATTAATCCAG CTCCGTATACCATAGTGACGTTCCCGTTTTTGTTTGCTGTGATGTTTGGTGACTGTGGTCATGGGCTTGTCATGACGTTGATCTCTGCCTGGATCATCAGAAATGAGCAGGCATTGAACCTACAAAAGAATGAG ATCATGTCCACGCTGGTGGGCGGGCGCTACATCATCCTGCTGATGGGCCTTTTCTCCATCTACACCGGTCTCATTTATAACGACTGCTTCTCCAAATCTTTCAACATACTTGGCTCGTCATGGAGTGTCAGAGCCATGTTCTGGCCCAGGGGACCTTGGAG AAATGAAACCCTGCACAATTCGGATCAATTCCATTTGGACCCTTCAGCGCCAGGAGTTTACTCTGGAACTCCGTACTTGCTTGGGATCGACCCA GTGTGGAATATTGCGTCAAATAAACTTTCCTTTCTAAACTCCTATAAAATGAAGATGGCAGTTATAATCGGAGTTTGCCACATGACCTTCGGCTTGACCCTGAGTATATTCAACTACAT ACATTTCAGAAATCTCCAAAACGTGTTGCTGCGCTTTGTGCCCGAGCTCATCTTCTTGCTGTCTCTGTTCGGTTACCTCgtcttcctcatcctcttcaaGTGGTGCATGGGCACGCAGTGTGACAGTAGCAttctcctcatcttcatcaacaTGATGTTTTTCAACTATAAGGCTGAGGAGAAATTCATCTACAATGGGCAG aaagcTGTCCAGATATTCCTGGTGGTCCAGGCTTTGCTCATGGTTCCTATAATGCTGCTAATAAAACCACTACTGACTTACAGAAGGCATGAGAAGAATACCGACCAG TTTGGACACACTGAGTTGCAGGCAATCATGGATTTGTCGTGA
- the si:ch73-173p19.2 gene encoding V-type proton ATPase 116 kDa subunit a 1 isoform X3: protein MSLLLRSEEMCLLQLFFQTESALSCVNELGLLGLVEFRDLNPGMSSSQRRFVNEVRKCEEIERIVKYLEGEILRCNIPITSGSRSEETPCSRDTLELESEVKALEQELKEINCNHATLKRNLMELLEISALLGVIREVFQECEMQPSCTDLQSDRPHVTQRLNSISAITAPKLWFIAGVIKHDRFPAFEKVLWRLLHENFLLRRAEIQQHPEDSMVQKDAFIICVQGEQVQGKIRKICEGFSVSLYPCPSTLHAQEEMKRNLRTRIKELQMILRQCEEFCVAVLNKAANRVTDWSKQVHKMKSIYHTLNLCNIDLTHRLTIAEIWCPVLDLGHVQHALNKAAEHAGSSVRPVLNRIPSPETPPTFNRTNRFTAGFQLIVDTYGVNSYQEINPAPYTIVTFPFLFAVMFGDCGHGLVMTLISAWIIRNEQALNLQKNEIMSTLVGGRYIILLMGLFSIYTGLIYNDCFSKSFNILGSSWSVRAMFWPRGPWRNETLHNSDQFHLDPSAPGVYSGTPYLLGIDPVWNIASNKLSFLNSYKMKMAVIIGVCHMTFGLTLSIFNYIHFRNLQNVLLRFVPELIFLLSLFGYLVFLILFKWCMGTQCDSSILLIFINMMFFNYKAEEKFIYNGQKAVQIFLVVQALLMVPIMLLIKPLLTYRRHEKNTDQASESSLDLTVVIPLTSTIESKPS, encoded by the exons ATGAGTTTGCTTTTACGCAGCGAGGAGATGTGTTTACTGCAGCTCTTCTTTCAGACTGAATCGGCACTCAGCTGCGTTAATGAGCTTGGCCTTCTGGGACTTGTGGAATTCAGAGAT ctAAACCCAGGGATGAGTTCATCTCAGAGGAGATTTGTAAATGAGGTGAGGAAGTGCGAGGAAATTGAGAGAATCGTCA AGTATTTGGAAGGTGAAATATTGCGATGTAATATTCCTATCACTTCCGGATCACGCAGTGAGGAAACCCCGTGTAGCAGAGACACATTGGAGCTCGAG TCTGAGGTAAAAGCGCTGGAACAGGAGCTGAAGGAGATCAACTGCAATCATGCGACACTGAAGAGGAACCTGATGGAGCTGCTAGAGATCAGCGCACTGCTCGGCGTCATCCGTGAAGTCTTCCAGGAG TGTGAGATGCAGCCGTCCTGTACCGATCTTCAGTCCGACAGGCCACACGTCACTCAGCGCCTAAACAGCATCAGCGCCATCACAGCTCCCAAACtgtg GTTTATTGCCGGTGTGATTAAACACGATCGCTTTCCTGCGTTTGAGAAAGTCCTGTGGCGTCTTTTGCACGAGAATTTCCTCCTGCGCCGTGCAGAGATTCAACAGCACCCAGAG GACAGCATGGTGCAGAAAGACGCCTTCATCATCTGCGTGCAAGGCGAGCAGGTGCAGGGCAAAATCAGAAAAATATGCGAAGG GTTTAGTGTCAGTTTGTACCCGTGCCCGAGCACTTTACATGCCCAAGAGGAGATGAAGCGTAACTTACGGACTCGCATCAAGGAACTGCAAATG ATTTTGCGTCAGTGTGAAGAATTCTGTGTTGCAGTTTTGAATAAAGCAGCAAACAGAGTTACAGACTGGTCCAAGCAGGTGCACAAGATGAAATCCATctaccacacactcaacctgTGCAACATcgatctcacacacagactgaccaTCGCAGAGATCTGGTGTCCGGTGTTAGATCTCGGCCACGTACAACATGCGCTGAATAAAGCCGCT GAGCATGCTGGTTCCAGCGTCAGACCCGTGCTGAATCGCATCCCGAGCCCTGAAACTCCGCCCACATTTAACAGGACAAACCGTTTCACTGCTGGCTTTCAGCTGATCGTCGATACGTACGGTGTGAACAGCTATCAAGAGATTAATCCAG CTCCGTATACCATAGTGACGTTCCCGTTTTTGTTTGCTGTGATGTTTGGTGACTGTGGTCATGGGCTTGTCATGACGTTGATCTCTGCCTGGATCATCAGAAATGAGCAGGCATTGAACCTACAAAAGAATGAG ATCATGTCCACGCTGGTGGGCGGGCGCTACATCATCCTGCTGATGGGCCTTTTCTCCATCTACACCGGTCTCATTTATAACGACTGCTTCTCCAAATCTTTCAACATACTTGGCTCGTCATGGAGTGTCAGAGCCATGTTCTGGCCCAGGGGACCTTGGAG AAATGAAACCCTGCACAATTCGGATCAATTCCATTTGGACCCTTCAGCGCCAGGAGTTTACTCTGGAACTCCGTACTTGCTTGGGATCGACCCA GTGTGGAATATTGCGTCAAATAAACTTTCCTTTCTAAACTCCTATAAAATGAAGATGGCAGTTATAATCGGAGTTTGCCACATGACCTTCGGCTTGACCCTGAGTATATTCAACTACAT ACATTTCAGAAATCTCCAAAACGTGTTGCTGCGCTTTGTGCCCGAGCTCATCTTCTTGCTGTCTCTGTTCGGTTACCTCgtcttcctcatcctcttcaaGTGGTGCATGGGCACGCAGTGTGACAGTAGCAttctcctcatcttcatcaacaTGATGTTTTTCAACTATAAGGCTGAGGAGAAATTCATCTACAATGGGCAG aaagcTGTCCAGATATTCCTGGTGGTCCAGGCTTTGCTCATGGTTCCTATAATGCTGCTAATAAAACCACTACTGACTTACAGAAGGCATGAGAAGAATACCGACCAG GCCTCAGAGAGCTCTTTGGATCTCACCGTGGTGATACCTCTCACTTCAACAATTGAGAGCAAACCAAgctaa